The DNA region CAGCGGAGGATGGGGGGAAGCGAGAGACGTTGCAGTGATGAAGAATAAAGGGCAACAGAGCCTATGGATTTTCACAAAGTCGACAATGGTGGACCATGAAGGATATTACCATCGGAATCATCGGCGGCACGGGCGGTATCGGGAGATGGTTCGCCCGATATTTCCAGCGTGAAGGCTTTGCCGTCAGCGTATGGGGAAAAGAAACGGGTTTCGACTCACGCCAGGTGGCGGACACCTCTGACGTTGTCATCATCGGTGTCCCCATCGGTGAAACCTGCTCGGTCATCGAAAGGATAGGTCCCTACCTGAACGCACGATCCCTCCTGATGGACCTGACTTCGCTGAAGGCCGGTCCGGTGGCCGCCATGCTCGCCTCGTCGGCCGCCGAGGTGATCGGGCTCCACCCCCTCTTCGGGCCGTCTCTCCGTTCCATGTCGGGACAGAACATCGTCTATTGCCCGGCCCGTTGCAAAAAGTGGCTCCCCTGGGTGAAAGAGGTACTCGAACGGGGCGGCGCCCGGCTCTTGGAGTCGACGCCCGAGCGTCATGACGAGCTCATGTCCTACGTGCAGGTCCTGACCCACCTCAACACGATCACCATGGGGCTTGTTCTTGAAAAAGCCGGTGTGGACCCGGCGGAGATCAGACGGTTCTCGACCCCTGTTTTCAGGACGAAACTCTCTTTCATACAGAAAGTATGTGAGAAGAACCCGCTCCTGTCGGCGGAAATCATCGCCGGCAATCCCCACGCCGCAGACATCCTGTCCCGCTATGAGGAAAGCCTCGGCGAGCTCAGAGACCTTATCGAAGATGGAGACGCTTCGGCAATCGTCGACAGGATCAGGAAATAACGAAAGAGACCGGCATCATCGTCCCGTTATACGGGAAGAAAACATATTTTGTTCTTGACAAGCGAAAAAGCTTCCTGTTAGGTAAATCGCTTTCAAAGAGGAAACACGGGGGCCGTTAGCTCAGTTCGGTAGAGCAGCGGACTTTTAATCCGTTGGCCAGGGGTTCAAATCCCCTACGGCCCACCA from Deltaproteobacteria bacterium includes:
- a CDS encoding prephenate dehydrogenase/arogenate dehydrogenase family protein; its protein translation is MKDITIGIIGGTGGIGRWFARYFQREGFAVSVWGKETGFDSRQVADTSDVVIIGVPIGETCSVIERIGPYLNARSLLMDLTSLKAGPVAAMLASSAAEVIGLHPLFGPSLRSMSGQNIVYCPARCKKWLPWVKEVLERGGARLLESTPERHDELMSYVQVLTHLNTITMGLVLEKAGVDPAEIRRFSTPVFRTKLSFIQKVCEKNPLLSAEIIAGNPHAADILSRYEESLGELRDLIEDGDASAIVDRIRK